A region of Pseudarthrobacter sp. NIBRBAC000502770 DNA encodes the following proteins:
- a CDS encoding SDR family NAD(P)-dependent oxidoreductase codes for MPARRRPTKGHPVTAPRTIVITGASDGIGAAAARTLARAGEQVVVVGRSAEKTRALAGDIGADYYLADFAQLSQVRDLAAKIKDKYPRIDVLANNAGGIMGKRTLTVDGNESTFQVNHLAPFLLTTLLMDTLTASSAKVINTSSAANNFGKLDLFDLNAEYGYSTNRAYGTGKLANILFTSELHRRFHDQGITTAAFHPGVVRTNFAAESGSPWRHAYTTLLNRFMLSPDQGADTMLWLINGTAGTDWISGAYYAKRALAKASAQAYDAELARGLWEKSEELVRVRA; via the coding sequence ATGCCGGCGCGCCGCCGGCCAACCAAAGGACACCCCGTGACTGCTCCACGCACCATCGTGATTACCGGCGCCAGCGACGGCATCGGAGCCGCAGCCGCGCGGACGCTGGCCAGGGCGGGGGAGCAGGTGGTCGTGGTAGGCCGTTCCGCTGAGAAGACCCGCGCCCTGGCCGGGGACATCGGCGCCGACTACTACCTCGCCGATTTCGCCCAGCTGTCACAGGTCCGGGACCTTGCGGCGAAAATCAAGGACAAGTACCCGCGCATCGATGTCCTGGCGAATAACGCCGGCGGGATCATGGGCAAGCGGACGCTCACCGTGGACGGCAACGAGTCGACGTTCCAGGTCAACCACCTGGCGCCGTTCCTGCTGACCACCCTCCTCATGGACACCCTCACTGCCAGCAGCGCCAAGGTGATCAACACCTCCAGCGCCGCGAACAACTTCGGCAAACTGGACCTCTTCGACCTCAATGCCGAATACGGATACAGCACCAACCGCGCCTACGGCACGGGCAAGCTCGCCAACATCCTCTTCACTTCCGAACTGCACCGCCGCTTCCATGACCAGGGAATCACGACGGCGGCATTCCACCCGGGCGTGGTCCGCACCAACTTCGCAGCGGAGTCCGGGAGTCCGTGGCGGCACGCCTACACCACCTTGCTGAACCGCTTCATGCTGAGCCCGGACCAGGGGGCCGACACCATGCTCTGGCTCATCAACGGCACCGCAGGAACGGACTGGATCTCCGGCGCCTACTACGCCAAGCGGGCCCTGGCCAAGGCTTCCGCCCAGGCCTACGACGCCGAACTGGCGCGCGGGTTGTGGGAAAAGAGCGAAGAACTGGTCAGGGTCCGCGCCTGA
- a CDS encoding gluconokinase — protein MDAAITPGSVQQPVLVIMGVSGSGKSTVAGILAGQLGWDLEEGDDLHPAENVAKMASGIPLTDEDRWPWLDTIASWIIEHTMAGIPGIITCSALKKIYRDRLREKNVVFVHLSGSKEQIGRRLTARMDHYMPPSLLDSQIATLEPPGPDENTIVVDVGRTPAEEAAEVVRRLGLSPASGSTALGHPHPGRSSAAGQPGDTAGA, from the coding sequence ATGGACGCCGCGATCACTCCCGGCTCCGTCCAGCAGCCGGTCCTGGTCATCATGGGCGTATCCGGGTCCGGCAAGTCGACGGTGGCGGGTATCCTGGCAGGCCAGCTTGGCTGGGACCTGGAGGAAGGCGATGACCTGCACCCGGCCGAAAATGTGGCGAAGATGGCTTCCGGGATCCCGCTGACCGACGAGGACCGCTGGCCCTGGCTGGACACGATTGCCTCGTGGATCATCGAGCACACGATGGCCGGCATCCCCGGCATCATCACCTGCTCGGCCTTGAAAAAGATCTATCGGGACCGGCTCCGCGAGAAAAACGTCGTCTTCGTGCACCTGTCCGGTTCCAAGGAACAGATCGGCCGCCGGCTGACGGCGCGGATGGACCACTACATGCCCCCGTCCCTGCTGGATTCGCAGATCGCCACGCTTGAGCCGCCGGGGCCGGACGAGAACACCATCGTGGTGGATGTCGGGCGCACTCCCGCCGAAGAAGCCGCAGAAGTCGTCAGGCGCCTGGGCCTCTCACCGGCGTCCGGTTCAACCGCACTGGGCCACCCCCACCCCGGCCGGTCATCCGCGGCGGGGCAGCCCGGGGACACCGCCGGCGCGTAG
- a CDS encoding DMT family transporter yields MREHSSATVLESPVILPRRSSGIWWGLMGVAAFSFTVPFTKVAVAGLPPLFIGSGRAVAAAVLAATALAITRQRLPRPRTWPRLALVAGGVVAGFPLLTSYALTAVPAGHSAVVIALLPAATATAAVLRTGERPTAAFWAVTVLGSLAAVGFAFLQAGGIGHLHWADLLLLGAVACAAVGYAEGGLLARELGSWQTIAWALVLAAPAMLVLAAASVQGQPPSASPIQWAAFGYLAVVSMFLGFFAWYRGLAIGPMAQVSQIQLLQPILSICWAALLLGEALTWTTAIGALAVTLCAAAAVRVRLKPTA; encoded by the coding sequence ATGAGAGAACATAGTAGCGCTACTGTGCTGGAGAGCCCAGTGATACTGCCCCGGCGGTCTTCCGGGATCTGGTGGGGCCTGATGGGTGTCGCGGCCTTCTCCTTCACGGTTCCCTTCACCAAGGTGGCCGTCGCCGGCCTGCCGCCGTTGTTCATCGGTTCCGGCCGTGCAGTGGCGGCCGCCGTCCTTGCCGCCACAGCGCTCGCGATCACCCGGCAGCGGCTGCCGCGCCCACGCACCTGGCCGCGCCTTGCGCTCGTGGCCGGCGGCGTCGTCGCAGGCTTTCCTTTGCTTACGTCCTACGCACTTACTGCGGTGCCGGCCGGACACAGTGCCGTGGTCATTGCGCTCCTGCCCGCCGCCACGGCCACTGCCGCGGTGCTGAGGACGGGGGAGCGGCCAACGGCGGCCTTCTGGGCCGTGACTGTACTCGGCTCGTTGGCAGCGGTTGGCTTCGCCTTCCTGCAGGCAGGCGGTATCGGCCACCTGCACTGGGCGGACCTCCTGCTGCTCGGGGCCGTGGCCTGCGCCGCCGTCGGATATGCGGAGGGTGGCCTGCTGGCCAGGGAACTCGGCTCGTGGCAGACCATCGCCTGGGCGCTGGTCCTCGCCGCGCCGGCCATGCTGGTCCTGGCCGCGGCCTCCGTCCAGGGCCAGCCGCCGTCGGCCAGTCCAATCCAGTGGGCGGCGTTCGGCTACCTTGCCGTGGTGAGCATGTTCCTTGGCTTCTTCGCCTGGTACCGGGGGCTGGCGATCGGCCCTATGGCACAGGTGAGCCAGATCCAGCTGCTTCAGCCCATCCTGAGTATCTGCTGGGCCGCGCTCCTGCTGGGGGAGGCACTGACGTGGACCACCGCCATCGGCGCCCTTGCCGTCACCCTCTGTGCCGCAGCGGCCGTCCGCGTCCGGCTCAAGCCAACCGCCTGA
- a CDS encoding phospholipase C, translating into MPSMAPPTRKRIAAATGAAALAASALTAGLVGFSAAPATAVTAQGNTATPIKHVVVLFQENVSFDHYFATYPNAANAPGETQQGTGTAAAAFKASEDTPKDINTLASAGLLAPNNPNSVQPARLSPMQAVTCDQDHEYTAEQKAYNGGLMDKFVEFTSKDACAPNQYGRPGLTMDYYDGNTVSGIWNYAQNYAMSDNHFSTVFGPSTPGALNLVSGQTHGVKEFTAAGQPVKPTASDYTVRVPDANGVGTMINDPDPVYDDCSNNSHAKANNLAGMTGKNIGDLLNDQGVSWGWFQGGFAPTTAATATTPAACKGTHNNVAGVSSTDYNPHHQPFQYYASTANPHHLAPANDAEIGHNGQANHQYDLTDFSKVVNSDNMPAVSFLKASNFQDGHAAYSDPVDEQNFVTKTVNEIQQSKNWEDTAIVLAYDDSDGWYDHVAAKVKNASNSPDDAAWCQNAAAHGIPVAGGYADRCGPGPRQPLVVISPFAKKNFVDHTETDQASILKFIEDNWHTGQIGDSSADATAGSMEAMFNFHHERNDKVLLNEQTGAVASITHNGHPAGQ; encoded by the coding sequence ATGCCATCCATGGCACCCCCCACCCGAAAAAGAATTGCAGCCGCCACCGGCGCGGCAGCACTCGCCGCTTCAGCCCTGACGGCCGGACTCGTCGGCTTCAGCGCCGCACCCGCGACTGCCGTTACGGCTCAGGGCAACACCGCCACGCCGATCAAGCATGTGGTGGTGCTCTTCCAGGAAAATGTCTCCTTTGACCACTACTTCGCCACCTACCCCAACGCGGCCAACGCTCCTGGCGAAACCCAACAGGGTACCGGCACCGCAGCGGCTGCCTTCAAGGCATCCGAGGACACCCCCAAGGACATCAACACCCTCGCCAGCGCTGGCCTGCTGGCCCCGAACAACCCCAACTCCGTCCAGCCGGCGCGGCTGTCCCCAATGCAGGCTGTCACCTGCGACCAGGACCATGAGTACACGGCCGAGCAGAAGGCGTACAACGGCGGCCTGATGGATAAATTCGTGGAGTTCACCAGCAAGGACGCCTGTGCACCGAACCAGTACGGGCGCCCCGGGCTGACGATGGACTATTACGACGGCAACACGGTCAGCGGGATCTGGAACTACGCCCAGAACTATGCCATGAGCGACAACCACTTCAGCACCGTTTTCGGCCCCTCAACCCCTGGCGCGCTGAACCTGGTCTCCGGCCAGACCCACGGCGTGAAGGAATTCACCGCCGCCGGCCAGCCGGTGAAGCCCACCGCCAGCGACTACACGGTCCGCGTCCCGGACGCCAACGGCGTCGGCACCATGATCAATGACCCGGACCCGGTCTACGACGACTGCTCCAACAACAGCCACGCCAAGGCCAACAACCTGGCCGGCATGACCGGCAAGAACATCGGCGACCTGCTCAACGACCAGGGCGTGTCCTGGGGCTGGTTCCAGGGCGGCTTCGCGCCCACCACAGCGGCAACTGCCACTACCCCGGCGGCCTGCAAGGGCACCCACAACAACGTAGCCGGCGTCTCCAGCACGGACTACAACCCGCACCACCAGCCCTTCCAGTACTACGCCTCCACCGCCAACCCCCACCACCTCGCCCCGGCGAACGACGCAGAAATCGGCCACAACGGCCAGGCCAACCACCAGTACGACCTGACCGACTTCAGCAAGGTGGTCAACAGCGACAACATGCCTGCCGTGTCCTTCCTGAAGGCCTCCAACTTCCAGGACGGCCACGCCGCCTACTCGGACCCCGTCGATGAGCAGAACTTCGTCACCAAGACAGTCAACGAGATCCAGCAGTCCAAGAACTGGGAGGACACCGCCATCGTCCTCGCCTACGACGATTCCGATGGCTGGTACGACCACGTCGCCGCCAAGGTGAAGAACGCCTCCAACAGCCCCGACGACGCCGCATGGTGCCAGAACGCCGCAGCGCACGGCATCCCCGTGGCCGGCGGCTACGCCGACCGCTGCGGACCCGGCCCCCGCCAGCCGCTGGTGGTCATCTCCCCCTTCGCGAAGAAGAACTTCGTGGACCACACTGAAACAGACCAGGCCTCGATCCTGAAGTTCATTGAGGACAACTGGCACACCGGACAGATCGGCGACTCCTCGGCCGATGCGACCGCCGGGTCAATGGAGGCAATGTTCAACTTCCACCACGAGCGCAACGACAAGGTCCTGCTCAACGAGCAGACAGGCGCGGTCGCCTCGATCACCCACAACGGGCACCCCGCGGGCCAATGA
- a CDS encoding DUF6454 family protein, with translation MSSTPNRRALTLAASLIVAACAAAGAAAAQANVPEQGTSPAAGTHHETSTELANAFDAVNRNTAWQQTSKLKLNFPTYHTEGIAYSQDHIFLSAVQILEPTAKYPTPQGGYDRTPGKGIGHLFVMDKAGNLQKDITLGEGDMYHPGGIDFDGTNVWVPVAQYRPDSSAIIYKVDAQTLDVHKQFEVKDHFGGIVLDKQTGHLVGNTWGSRRFAEWDLQGKQLSTWENPNYFIDYQDCQYVPNAKMLCAGVTNLPQTPSAGGTAATYELGGMAMIDLKSHEVTREVPFQQWSTAGHVATRNPFKMTADGNHLSMTVAPDNGEEGNGTEILTYEADVTPAK, from the coding sequence ATGAGCTCCACACCAAACCGGCGCGCCCTGACCCTGGCCGCGTCGCTGATAGTTGCCGCCTGCGCGGCTGCCGGCGCTGCCGCGGCGCAGGCCAATGTCCCGGAGCAGGGCACCAGCCCAGCCGCCGGAACCCACCATGAAACCTCCACGGAACTGGCCAACGCGTTCGACGCCGTCAACCGCAACACCGCCTGGCAGCAGACGTCCAAGCTGAAACTGAACTTCCCCACCTACCACACAGAGGGAATCGCCTACAGCCAGGACCACATCTTCCTCTCGGCCGTGCAGATCCTCGAACCCACCGCCAAGTACCCCACTCCGCAGGGCGGCTACGACCGCACGCCCGGCAAGGGCATCGGACATCTGTTCGTCATGGACAAGGCCGGCAACCTGCAAAAGGACATCACCCTTGGCGAGGGCGACATGTACCACCCCGGTGGCATCGACTTTGACGGCACCAACGTGTGGGTGCCGGTGGCCCAGTACCGGCCGGACAGCAGCGCCATCATCTACAAGGTTGATGCGCAGACCCTGGACGTGCACAAGCAGTTCGAAGTCAAGGACCACTTCGGCGGCATTGTCCTGGACAAGCAGACCGGACACTTGGTGGGCAACACCTGGGGCTCCCGGCGGTTCGCGGAGTGGGACCTGCAGGGCAAGCAATTGTCCACGTGGGAAAACCCGAACTACTTCATCGATTACCAGGACTGCCAGTACGTACCCAATGCGAAGATGCTCTGCGCCGGAGTGACCAACCTCCCGCAGACTCCCTCCGCCGGGGGCACAGCAGCTACCTATGAACTGGGTGGCATGGCGATGATCGACCTGAAGTCCCATGAGGTGACCCGCGAGGTCCCGTTCCAGCAGTGGTCCACCGCCGGGCACGTGGCCACCCGCAACCCGTTCAAAATGACCGCCGACGGCAACCACCTCAGCATGACGGTGGCCCCGGACAACGGTGAAGAAGGCAACGGCACGGAAATCCTCACCTACGAAGCCGACGTCACCCCGGCCAAATAG
- a CDS encoding plastocyanin/azurin family copper-binding protein, producing MSFIVAFAVSLLASMAVAGPASAGEGGHRTWHVQVGSESSDQEIQGMAFLPSEIFINERDTVMWHANAAEIHTVTFLAAGQPLTDFNPFDPNELQQRGKDYYDGQSYYNSGIMANVDVPGFPAVKDYSLTFPREGNFTYYCLVHGKMMKGTVHVRDRGTDYPYNQGDYNRASRVQAQSIIRDGEQLDESLAEQASNHKVMAGGDDGVAMVMRFVQPTVTVHRGDWVTFANTGMGAPHTVTFGNEPANIFAPSGDPTDFSGGDLSSGILLPGAVFKVKFQTEGTFKYICALHDYMGMVGKVIVVD from the coding sequence TTGTCGTTCATCGTTGCATTCGCTGTTTCACTGCTGGCCTCCATGGCCGTCGCGGGACCGGCCTCGGCCGGCGAGGGGGGCCACCGGACCTGGCACGTGCAAGTGGGCTCTGAGTCCAGCGACCAGGAAATCCAGGGGATGGCGTTCCTTCCCTCGGAGATCTTCATCAACGAGCGGGACACCGTCATGTGGCACGCAAACGCTGCGGAGATCCACACGGTGACCTTCCTGGCGGCGGGCCAGCCGCTGACGGACTTCAATCCATTCGATCCAAATGAACTGCAGCAGCGCGGAAAGGACTACTACGACGGGCAGTCCTACTACAACTCGGGCATCATGGCCAACGTGGACGTACCGGGCTTCCCGGCCGTCAAGGACTACAGCCTGACGTTCCCGCGCGAGGGTAACTTCACCTACTATTGCCTGGTCCACGGAAAGATGATGAAGGGTACCGTCCACGTGCGCGACCGTGGCACCGATTACCCCTACAACCAGGGTGACTACAACAGGGCATCCAGGGTACAGGCGCAGTCCATCATTCGTGACGGCGAACAGCTCGACGAGTCGCTGGCCGAGCAAGCAAGCAACCACAAGGTCATGGCGGGCGGTGACGACGGCGTGGCGATGGTCATGCGCTTCGTCCAGCCAACAGTGACGGTGCACCGTGGTGACTGGGTGACTTTCGCGAACACTGGCATGGGCGCTCCCCATACCGTCACTTTTGGCAACGAGCCGGCGAACATTTTCGCCCCGTCCGGCGACCCGACGGATTTCTCGGGCGGCGACCTCAGTTCGGGAATCCTGCTGCCGGGCGCGGTTTTTAAGGTGAAGTTCCAAACGGAGGGCACCTTCAAGTACATCTGCGCACTCCATGACTACATGGGCATGGTGGGCAAGGTGATTGTCGTCGACTGA
- a CDS encoding PRC-barrel domain containing protein has protein sequence MILGDLLGNTVQDADGGWLGRVADVRFALDGTAHQLMAEPRLLGLVISPHSAASFLGYERNGLTRPWLLARMLRWRHRGAFLVLWEDIAVVGAGSVRLRPGYTRYSTALQDAAEA, from the coding sequence ATGATCCTCGGTGACCTGCTGGGCAATACCGTCCAGGATGCCGACGGCGGGTGGCTGGGCCGCGTGGCCGACGTCCGGTTTGCGTTGGACGGCACCGCGCACCAGCTGATGGCCGAGCCGCGGCTGCTGGGCCTGGTCATCAGCCCGCACAGCGCGGCATCTTTCCTGGGCTATGAACGGAACGGACTCACCCGGCCGTGGCTGCTGGCTCGAATGCTCCGGTGGCGGCACCGCGGCGCGTTTCTGGTGCTTTGGGAGGACATAGCGGTGGTAGGCGCAGGCTCCGTCCGGCTCCGTCCCGGGTACACCCGCTACAGCACGGCACTGCAGGATGCGGCGGAGGCGTGA
- a CDS encoding PLP-dependent aminotransferase family protein, translating into MTNDSSSRIVAALRQWVAEAAPGAKLPSTRQLVAEYHASPVTVQKALQALASQGLIDSRPGVGTFVRAVRTARPSDYGWQTAALRSPSAPLPPSSGTMRTVPAEAIWFHSGYPDRELLPERLVRSALARAARGDAALSRPPAAGMPELQQWFAQELGSATPAGTTPPTPSDVIVLPGSQSGLSSIFRALVGAGQPLLIESPSYWGAILAAAQTGVRLVPVPTGPDGPDPADVDRAFTETGARAFYVQPNYSNPTGGQWAPGRGDEILDVAHRHGAFLVEDDWAHDFGITSNPLPLATRDDSGHVVYIRSLTKSVSTAIRIAAVIVRGPARERILGHRAAESMYVSGLLQAAALDVVTQPGWQTHLRSLRQQLQSRRDLLATSIREHVPQAHIDNLPKGGLNLWVRLPDTTDLPRLARDCEDAGVIIAAGTEWFPAESAGAFIRLNYSGPNPGAYPEGARIIGEAMARNSG; encoded by the coding sequence ATGACCAACGATAGCAGTTCACGGATCGTGGCGGCACTCCGGCAGTGGGTTGCGGAAGCGGCCCCGGGAGCGAAACTGCCCTCCACCCGGCAACTGGTGGCCGAGTACCACGCGAGCCCGGTGACGGTCCAGAAAGCCCTGCAGGCACTGGCTTCGCAGGGCCTGATCGACAGCCGGCCTGGCGTCGGGACGTTCGTCCGCGCCGTACGCACCGCCCGCCCGTCGGACTACGGCTGGCAGACCGCGGCGCTGCGTTCTCCCTCAGCGCCGCTTCCGCCGTCGTCGGGCACCATGCGGACGGTCCCCGCCGAGGCCATCTGGTTCCACTCCGGCTACCCGGACCGGGAGCTGTTGCCGGAGCGGCTGGTCCGGTCCGCACTGGCCCGCGCTGCCCGCGGCGACGCCGCGCTGTCCCGGCCACCTGCCGCCGGCATGCCCGAACTGCAGCAGTGGTTCGCCCAGGAGCTCGGCTCGGCAACCCCGGCCGGGACCACGCCACCAACGCCCAGTGACGTGATCGTGCTGCCGGGCAGCCAAAGCGGACTCAGCTCCATTTTCCGGGCCCTGGTGGGCGCCGGGCAGCCGCTGCTCATCGAATCGCCGTCGTACTGGGGCGCCATACTCGCCGCCGCCCAGACCGGGGTGCGGCTGGTCCCGGTGCCCACCGGGCCGGACGGCCCGGACCCCGCCGACGTTGACCGCGCCTTTACGGAGACTGGAGCGCGGGCGTTCTACGTGCAGCCCAACTATTCCAACCCCACGGGCGGGCAGTGGGCGCCGGGCCGTGGCGACGAGATCCTGGACGTTGCCCACCGGCACGGCGCGTTCCTGGTGGAGGACGACTGGGCCCACGACTTCGGCATCACTTCAAACCCCCTTCCGTTGGCCACGCGCGATGATTCCGGCCACGTGGTCTACATCAGATCCTTGACCAAGAGCGTGTCAACGGCCATCCGCATTGCCGCCGTGATCGTGCGCGGGCCGGCGCGCGAACGCATCCTGGGCCACCGCGCCGCCGAGTCCATGTATGTCAGCGGACTCCTGCAGGCTGCGGCACTGGACGTGGTCACGCAACCAGGATGGCAGACCCACCTGCGGAGCCTCCGCCAGCAGCTCCAGTCCCGCCGCGACCTGCTGGCCACCAGCATCCGGGAACACGTCCCGCAGGCACACATCGACAACCTGCCCAAAGGCGGGCTCAACCTGTGGGTGCGCCTCCCGGACACCACCGACCTTCCCAGGCTGGCGCGCGACTGCGAGGACGCCGGAGTGATCATCGCCGCCGGCACCGAGTGGTTCCCGGCCGAGTCCGCCGGAGCGTTCATCCGCCTTAACTATTCCGGCCCGAACCCGGGCGCCTATCCCGAAGGCGCCCGGATCATTGGCGAGGCCATGGCCCGGAACAGCGGCTAG
- a CDS encoding gluconate:H+ symporter: MQSLLLPAATEPWNGHDTQLVVVAAIGIALIVFLIVKLKLHPFLSLVLGSAFVGLASGVELGKVISNFEDGVGGTLKEVGLLIALGAMLGKLLADSGGANRVVDTLLGKVSPKVLPWAMALVAVIIGLPMFFEIGLVLLLPVIVLVAQRSGRKLMRVAIPALAGLSVLHGLVPPHPGPLVAISSLNAPLGITLALGLLIAIPTVIICGPLFAIYAARWVPVDAPKVAGGIDTEHTQADPDVKRQPTFLITLLTIVFPVVLMLLKAVVDIVDPNAKNPSAARVFFDFIGEPLVAMTLAVLLALVTFGYAVGFTGTKIGAKIGASVGPIAAVILIVGAGGGFKQTLIGAGVGDAVAKWATGANISVLVLGFLIAVAIRLATGSATVATVTAAGIVAPLAASLSPGHAGLLVLAVGAGSLFLSHVNDAGFWLVKELFGLTVGQTFKTWSVMETLISVVGFALVMILSVVIP; encoded by the coding sequence ATGCAATCCCTTCTCCTTCCCGCCGCCACAGAGCCGTGGAACGGACACGACACCCAACTGGTCGTAGTCGCCGCCATCGGCATAGCGCTGATCGTATTCCTGATCGTAAAACTCAAGCTCCATCCCTTCCTGTCGCTGGTCCTCGGATCGGCGTTCGTCGGCCTCGCCTCCGGGGTTGAACTAGGGAAGGTCATCAGCAACTTCGAAGACGGCGTGGGGGGCACGCTGAAAGAAGTTGGCCTGCTGATCGCGCTCGGCGCCATGCTGGGCAAGCTCCTGGCAGATTCCGGCGGCGCCAACCGCGTCGTGGACACCCTGCTCGGCAAAGTCTCCCCGAAGGTCCTCCCCTGGGCCATGGCCCTGGTCGCCGTCATCATCGGTTTGCCGATGTTCTTCGAAATCGGCCTCGTGCTGCTGCTGCCCGTCATCGTCCTGGTGGCCCAGCGGTCGGGCCGGAAGCTGATGCGCGTAGCCATCCCGGCCCTCGCCGGCCTCTCCGTCCTGCACGGCCTCGTCCCGCCGCACCCGGGCCCCCTCGTAGCCATCTCCAGCCTGAACGCCCCGTTGGGCATCACCCTGGCCCTAGGGCTCCTGATCGCCATTCCCACGGTCATCATCTGCGGCCCGCTGTTCGCCATTTACGCTGCGCGCTGGGTCCCGGTGGATGCCCCGAAGGTGGCCGGCGGCATAGATACCGAGCACACCCAGGCCGACCCCGACGTCAAGCGCCAGCCCACATTCCTCATCACCCTGCTGACCATCGTCTTCCCTGTGGTGCTGATGCTCCTCAAGGCCGTGGTGGACATTGTTGACCCCAACGCCAAGAACCCAAGCGCGGCCCGCGTCTTCTTCGACTTCATCGGTGAACCGTTGGTTGCCATGACCCTGGCGGTACTGCTGGCCCTGGTGACGTTCGGCTACGCCGTCGGCTTCACCGGCACCAAAATCGGAGCCAAGATCGGCGCCTCCGTCGGGCCCATCGCAGCCGTGATCCTGATCGTGGGCGCAGGTGGCGGTTTCAAGCAGACCCTCATCGGCGCCGGAGTGGGCGATGCGGTTGCCAAATGGGCCACCGGAGCCAATATCTCCGTCCTGGTCCTGGGCTTCCTCATCGCAGTGGCTATCCGGCTCGCAACCGGTTCAGCCACGGTGGCAACGGTGACGGCGGCAGGCATCGTAGCGCCCCTCGCAGCAAGCCTCTCCCCCGGGCACGCAGGCCTGCTGGTCCTCGCTGTGGGCGCCGGTTCCTTGTTCCTCTCCCACGTGAACGATGCCGGCTTCTGGCTGGTCAAGGAACTCTTCGGCCTGACCGTTGGCCAGACCTTCAAGACCTGGTCCGTCATGGAAACCCTCATCTCCGTGGTCGGGTTCGCGCTGGTCATGATCCTGTCCGTGGTGATCCCTTGA
- a CDS encoding cold-shock protein gives MATGTVKWFNAEKGFGFISPDDSSQDVFAHYSAINSSGFRSLEENQKVSFDTEQGPKGPQATNIQAL, from the coding sequence ATGGCTACTGGTACCGTCAAATGGTTTAACGCTGAAAAGGGCTTCGGCTTCATCTCCCCGGACGACTCCTCGCAGGACGTGTTCGCGCACTACTCCGCGATCAACTCCTCCGGCTTCCGCTCCCTCGAAGAGAACCAGAAGGTTTCCTTCGACACCGAGCAGGGCCCCAAGGGTCCCCAGGCCACCAACATCCAGGCTCTCTAA
- a CDS encoding FMN-binding negative transcriptional regulator produces the protein MYIPSHFAAEPDAVRNLLAHPGAANLVTMTDGGLLATLLPFAFNPQVGEHGALQAHMARNNPQWSTAPTGEALAIIQGPDDYVSPSWYASKAEHGRVVPTWNYSTAHVYGELVVHDDAGWLARHVRHLTALHEGGRQDPWAVDDAPGKFVAGQLRAIVGVELVVSRIEAKEKLSQNRSAADAAGVAAGLRSIGREAGAAAVERVRT, from the coding sequence ATGTACATTCCTTCCCATTTCGCCGCCGAACCCGACGCCGTCCGGAACCTGTTGGCGCACCCCGGCGCTGCCAACCTGGTGACCATGACCGACGGCGGCCTGCTGGCAACGCTGCTGCCCTTCGCGTTCAATCCGCAGGTGGGGGAGCACGGTGCCCTCCAGGCGCACATGGCCCGGAACAACCCGCAGTGGTCCACTGCGCCTACAGGTGAAGCGCTGGCCATCATCCAGGGCCCGGACGACTACGTTTCTCCGTCGTGGTATGCCTCCAAAGCCGAACACGGCCGGGTGGTCCCCACCTGGAACTACAGCACGGCGCACGTCTACGGGGAGCTGGTGGTCCATGACGATGCCGGCTGGCTGGCACGGCACGTCCGGCACCTGACGGCCTTGCATGAGGGCGGCCGGCAGGATCCGTGGGCCGTTGACGACGCTCCGGGGAAATTCGTCGCCGGGCAGCTGCGCGCGATCGTGGGCGTGGAGCTGGTGGTCAGCCGGATCGAGGCGAAGGAGAAACTGAGCCAGAACCGCTCCGCAGCCGACGCCGCGGGGGTGGCGGCGGGCCTCCGGTCGATCGGGCGCGAAGCCGGTGCGGCCGCCGTCGAACGCGTCCGCACCTGA